One genomic segment of Flagellimonas marinaquae includes these proteins:
- the ppk1 gene encoding polyphosphate kinase 1 has product MVKTKNEYINREISWLQFNARVLQESKDPRVPLIDRLRFLGIFSNNLDEFFKVRYATVKRIVDAGKTGKSVLGGEKAKDLLEEITKIVIDQQARSLVIFKEIDRELREKNIFIIRETEVNQNQAEFIRDYFFKKVNQELMTIILNDLTEFPLLKDTAAYLAVKIVMKNGSPGGKHNRYALIEIPKGIDRFVVLPKEGDKDYVIMLDDLIRFCLDSVFTMFDFESISAHMIKITRDAELDIDNDLSKSFIEKISSSVEHRKISDPVRFVYDKSIDKDTLQFLKEKMDIMDTDSVIPGGRYHNRRDYMGFPSLGRQDLMYDKIEPLPVKGLSMKGSLLDIIAHKDYMIYAPYHTFSYVTKFLREAALDPQVRSIKITIYRLASDSQIASALVNAVKNGKQVTVQIELQARFDEQNNIEYANYLQDEGVQLIFGVPGLKVHSKICLVEREEDGGLKRYGFISTGNFNESTAKIYTDYTLFTAHQGILKDMNKVFGFFETNYKINKYKHLIVSPHYTKSTFMKLIDREIACAREGKEAYIKIKMNSLTSYKMVDKLYEASRAGVKIKMIVRGICCLIPGVEGMSENIEAISVVDKFLEHPRLFIFGNGGDPKIYISSADWMTRNLDFRVEVGCPIYDEDIRQELLDTFEISWNDNSKARIFSAKQDNAYRKRSKGAAEFRSQFEVYDYYKRKLES; this is encoded by the coding sequence ATGGTAAAAACAAAGAACGAATATATCAACAGGGAAATCAGTTGGCTGCAATTTAACGCCAGGGTGCTGCAAGAGAGCAAAGACCCTAGGGTTCCATTGATCGACCGATTACGGTTTCTAGGGATTTTCAGTAACAATTTGGATGAATTCTTCAAGGTTCGCTATGCTACGGTTAAACGAATCGTGGACGCCGGAAAAACGGGAAAGAGTGTTTTAGGGGGAGAAAAGGCCAAAGATTTGTTAGAGGAAATCACCAAAATAGTGATCGATCAACAGGCCCGTAGTCTGGTTATCTTCAAGGAAATTGACAGAGAGCTTAGGGAGAAGAACATTTTTATAATTCGAGAAACCGAGGTCAACCAAAATCAGGCCGAATTTATAAGGGACTATTTCTTTAAAAAGGTGAATCAAGAATTAATGACCATTATCTTGAACGACCTCACGGAATTTCCACTTTTGAAGGATACGGCAGCTTATTTGGCCGTAAAGATCGTAATGAAGAACGGTTCGCCCGGAGGAAAACACAATCGATATGCATTGATCGAAATTCCAAAAGGTATCGACCGTTTTGTGGTTTTGCCCAAAGAGGGAGATAAGGACTATGTAATCATGCTGGACGATCTTATTCGTTTTTGCTTGGACAGTGTTTTTACCATGTTCGATTTTGAATCCATTTCCGCGCACATGATCAAGATTACCAGAGATGCCGAGTTGGATATCGATAATGATTTAAGTAAAAGTTTTATCGAGAAAATTTCTTCGAGTGTAGAACACAGAAAAATAAGCGACCCGGTTCGTTTTGTTTACGATAAAAGTATCGACAAGGACACTCTTCAGTTCCTAAAGGAAAAAATGGACATTATGGATACCGATAGTGTTATTCCTGGTGGACGTTACCATAACAGAAGGGATTATATGGGTTTTCCGAGCTTGGGGCGCCAAGACCTTATGTACGACAAAATAGAACCTTTGCCGGTAAAAGGGCTGAGCATGAAAGGGAGTTTGTTGGATATTATCGCGCATAAGGACTATATGATCTATGCACCTTACCATACATTTAGTTATGTCACCAAATTTTTGCGCGAGGCGGCCCTGGACCCCCAAGTCCGTAGCATTAAAATCACCATTTATCGATTGGCCAGCGATAGCCAAATAGCATCAGCATTGGTAAACGCGGTAAAAAATGGAAAACAGGTAACCGTACAAATAGAACTGCAGGCCAGGTTCGATGAGCAGAACAATATCGAATATGCCAATTATCTACAGGACGAAGGTGTACAGTTGATTTTTGGCGTGCCCGGCTTAAAGGTGCACAGTAAGATCTGTTTGGTGGAGCGCGAGGAAGATGGCGGGCTAAAACGATATGGGTTTATAAGTACCGGTAATTTTAACGAGTCCACGGCAAAAATCTATACAGATTACACCTTGTTTACCGCCCATCAGGGCATATTAAAGGATATGAACAAAGTGTTCGGATTCTTTGAGACCAATTACAAGATCAACAAGTACAAACACTTGATCGTATCACCACACTACACAAAATCAACTTTTATGAAGTTGATCGATAGGGAAATAGCTTGCGCGCGCGAAGGAAAAGAGGCCTACATTAAAATAAAGATGAACAGTCTTACCTCCTATAAAATGGTAGATAAGCTGTACGAGGCCAGTAGGGCCGGGGTAAAAATAAAAATGATTGTCCGCGGAATCTGCTGCTTAATTCCCGGTGTCGAGGGAATGAGCGAGAATATTGAGGCCATAAGTGTAGTGGATAAGTTTTTGGAACACCCTAGGCTATTTATTTTTGGAAACGGGGGGGACCCTAAAATTTATATATCCTCCGCAGATTGGATGACACGTAACCTGGATTTTAGGGTAGAGGTGGGTTGCCCTATTTATGATGAGGACATCCGACAAGAACTACTGGATACTTTTGAGATTTCCTGGAACGATAACTCAAAGGCCAGAATATTTTCGGCCAAACAAGACAATGCCTACAGAAAACGGTCCAAGGGAGCGGCCGAGTTTAGGTCGCAGTTTGAAGTGTACGATTATTACAAGCGAAAACTGGAATCTTAA
- the pdxH gene encoding pyridoxamine 5'-phosphate oxidase: MQKDLSNYRKSYEKSELTEATVMENPLEQFQKWFYEVEASDGVDEPNAMTVSTLGLDGFPKSRVVLMKKFTFEGFIFYTNYQSEKGKAIEANPSICLSFFWPNMERQVIIKGKAEKIAENLSDGYFESRPTGSQLGAVVSDQSEVVPSRDYLEKKLKELEQKYEGQEVPRPEYWGGYLVRPISIEFWQGRPNRLHDRIRYTLQDDYDWKIERLAP; this comes from the coding sequence ATGCAAAAAGACCTGAGCAATTATAGAAAATCTTACGAAAAAAGTGAGTTGACCGAGGCAACCGTAATGGAAAACCCCCTTGAGCAATTCCAAAAATGGTTCTACGAAGTTGAAGCCTCGGACGGAGTGGACGAACCTAATGCCATGACGGTATCTACCCTTGGCCTGGATGGATTTCCAAAAAGTAGAGTAGTGCTGATGAAGAAGTTTACTTTCGAGGGCTTTATATTTTACACCAACTACCAAAGTGAAAAAGGCAAGGCCATCGAGGCCAATCCATCCATATGCCTATCCTTTTTTTGGCCAAATATGGAACGTCAAGTGATCATAAAGGGCAAAGCAGAAAAAATTGCCGAGAATCTATCCGATGGTTATTTTGAATCGCGACCTACTGGGAGTCAACTTGGAGCGGTGGTTTCCGACCAAAGCGAAGTGGTGCCTTCCCGGGACTATCTCGAAAAAAAACTAAAGGAGCTGGAACAAAAGTATGAAGGACAGGAAGTGCCACGACCCGAATATTGGGGAGGTTATTTGGTAAGGCCCATATCCATAGAATTTTGGCAGGGACGCCCCAACAGACTCCACGATAGGATACGATATACCCTTCAAGATGATTACGATTGGAAAATAGAACGGTTGGCCCCCTAA
- a CDS encoding Ppx/GppA phosphatase family protein, producing the protein MVIKKFAAIDIGSNAVRLLINNVIEYQDRPTKFKKSELVRVPVRLGEDAFLNGEISERNLNRLVKTMQSFKLLMDVYGVEKYMACATSALREAKNGKQVITRVRKGSGVDIQIIDGKEEASIIASTDLKDIIKNDRLYLYVDVGGGSTEFTIIDKGLPIFSKSFKIGTLRILNNLVNDAVWDEIKTWIKSNLPLDATVEIIGSGGNINKLHKMSGRKVGQPLSYIWLNAQYHFLDSMAYEDRISELGLNQDRADVIIPATKIFLNAAKWSKAKKILVPKIGLADGMIKTLYHKED; encoded by the coding sequence TTGGTAATAAAGAAATTTGCAGCTATCGATATTGGTTCCAACGCGGTCAGATTGTTGATTAACAATGTAATCGAGTACCAAGACAGGCCCACTAAGTTCAAAAAAAGTGAATTGGTCAGGGTGCCGGTTCGTTTGGGGGAAGATGCCTTTTTGAACGGTGAAATCTCCGAACGGAACCTCAATCGATTGGTAAAGACCATGCAGTCCTTTAAACTTTTAATGGACGTTTATGGTGTGGAAAAATACATGGCCTGTGCCACTTCGGCACTTAGGGAAGCCAAAAACGGGAAGCAGGTAATAACTAGGGTAAGAAAGGGATCGGGGGTCGATATTCAGATCATCGATGGTAAAGAGGAAGCATCAATCATTGCCTCGACCGATCTTAAGGATATTATTAAAAATGATAGGCTCTACCTGTATGTGGATGTAGGGGGCGGTAGTACGGAATTTACTATAATCGACAAGGGGTTGCCTATTTTTTCCAAATCATTTAAAATAGGCACGCTCCGGATTTTAAACAATTTGGTGAATGATGCAGTTTGGGACGAGATAAAAACCTGGATCAAATCCAATCTCCCTTTGGATGCTACCGTCGAAATTATTGGTTCTGGCGGAAACATAAATAAATTGCACAAAATGTCCGGTAGAAAGGTCGGTCAGCCCCTTTCCTATATTTGGTTGAATGCCCAATACCATTTTTTGGACAGTATGGCCTACGAAGACAGGATTTCGGAACTTGGCCTAAATCAAGACCGTGCAGATGTAATTATACCCGCGACCAAAATATTCTTAAACGCAGCAAAGTGGAGCAAGGCCAAAAAAATTCTTGTTCCAAAAATTGGTCTTGCCGATGGTATGATCAAAACTTTGTACCATAAAGAGGATTAA
- a CDS encoding tRNA-(ms[2]io[6]A)-hydroxylase, whose amino-acid sequence MLGLKLPTDPRWVNIVEKNIEEILTDHAYCEQKAASTAISLIIGFPEKSELVKEMTALAREEMGHFNMVHDKIIQRGWVLGRERKDEYVIELMKFFPKGGSRETHLVHKLLYAALIEARSCERFRLLSEEINDEELSEFYRNLMVSEANHYTMFLRFARKYGNREEVDQKWEALLEHEAQLMKDLGKKETMHG is encoded by the coding sequence ATGTTAGGCCTAAAACTACCAACGGACCCACGATGGGTGAACATTGTTGAAAAGAACATCGAAGAAATTTTGACAGATCATGCCTATTGCGAGCAAAAAGCGGCAAGTACCGCTATTTCCCTGATCATTGGTTTTCCAGAAAAGTCGGAATTGGTAAAGGAAATGACGGCCCTCGCCCGTGAGGAGATGGGGCATTTTAACATGGTCCATGATAAAATTATACAGCGGGGATGGGTATTGGGCCGTGAACGCAAGGATGAGTACGTTATAGAACTAATGAAGTTTTTCCCAAAAGGTGGAAGCAGGGAAACACATTTGGTACACAAACTCTTGTATGCTGCATTGATAGAGGCTCGTAGTTGCGAACGTTTTAGATTGCTATCAGAAGAGATTAACGACGAAGAACTGTCCGAGTTTTATCGCAACTTAATGGTAAGTGAAGCCAATCACTACACCATGTTTTTAAGGTTTGCGCGCAAATACGGAAATCGAGAGGAAGTCGATCAAAAATGGGAAGCGCTGTTGGAACATGAAGCTCAATTAATGAAAGACCTCGGCAAAAAGGAAACCATGCACGGTTAA
- a CDS encoding SixA phosphatase family protein — MKQLILMRHGKSSWDYDASDKDRPLKERGINDAHLVSKTFKIHAPQMDFIYSSPAIRALHTSMIFVGNLEFDLSNFRINNELYDFSGDSVERFVHRLDNNLKTVAIFGHNYAFTSLANTWGDQYIENVPTAGLVHITFGVDDWSKISKGITKQMVFPKHLKK; from the coding sequence ATGAAACAACTGATATTGATGCGTCATGGGAAATCCTCTTGGGATTACGATGCTTCCGATAAGGACAGGCCTTTAAAGGAGCGTGGTATCAACGATGCCCATTTGGTGTCCAAAACATTTAAAATCCACGCTCCGCAAATGGATTTTATATATTCCAGTCCGGCGATTCGTGCACTGCATACGAGTATGATTTTTGTTGGAAATCTTGAATTTGATCTTTCTAATTTTAGAATAAATAATGAGTTATACGATTTTTCGGGAGATAGTGTGGAGAGGTTTGTACACCGATTGGACAACAATTTGAAAACAGTGGCCATATTTGGTCACAACTACGCCTTTACTTCACTTGCAAATACATGGGGAGATCAGTATATTGAAAACGTTCCCACGGCAGGACTTGTACACATTACATTTGGTGTGGACGATTGGTCCAAAATATCCAAGGGCATTACAAAGCAAATGGTCTTTCCAAAACACTTGAAAAAATAG
- a CDS encoding RsmD family RNA methyltransferase: MRIISGKYKGKRLTAPKKLPVRPTTDMAKEALFNILNNRFYFDELNVLDLFSGTGNISYEFASRGCKKITAVDGHQGCVRYIARTTQELDFPIATLKSDVYKFLQATPEKFNLIFADPPYDFDKGQFLKIADLVFDKGLLLEDGLLIIEHSEQTTLSEHPKFTEQRKYGGSIFSFFEAQ, translated from the coding sequence ATGAGGATCATATCCGGTAAATACAAAGGGAAGCGCCTCACTGCGCCGAAAAAATTACCTGTTCGCCCAACTACCGACATGGCCAAAGAAGCACTGTTCAACATTTTGAACAATAGGTTTTATTTTGATGAGCTCAATGTGCTCGATCTGTTCTCCGGTACAGGCAACATAAGTTATGAGTTTGCCTCCAGGGGATGCAAAAAGATAACTGCCGTGGACGGACATCAAGGGTGCGTCCGTTATATTGCCCGAACAACACAAGAATTGGATTTTCCCATCGCTACCTTAAAATCCGATGTATATAAATTTTTACAGGCCACTCCAGAAAAGTTCAACCTTATTTTTGCCGACCCACCGTATGATTTTGATAAGGGGCAGTTTTTAAAAATCGCCGACCTGGTTTTTGACAAAGGACTCTTGCTCGAAGACGGTCTCCTTATTATTGAGCATTCCGAACAAACGACTCTTTCCGAGCACCCCAAATTCACGGAGCAGAGAAAATATGGCGGAAGTATTTTCAGTTTTTTTGAAGCTCAATAA
- a CDS encoding ribonuclease Z, whose product MKLTVLGCYAATPRTFTNPTSQVLEIKNHLFLIDCGEGTQVQLRKYKIKFSRINHIFISHLHGDHFFGLPGLISTFRLLGRDKEMHIYGPKGIKQAITLLLKLGDSWTNYPLVFHELESKESEIVYEDEKVTVRTIPLIHRVYTNGFLFQEKEAPRTLNIDAARKHGVDKSQFIKIKEGVDGVDKFGKTVPNKQLTLDPPAPKSYAFCSDTVYNEGILPIIKDVTVLYHESTFLESESHLCEKTKHATAKQAAQIAHKANASLLVLGHYSTRYRSIELFKKEAKEVFPVVELADDGKEFDFGV is encoded by the coding sequence GTGAAACTAACAGTGTTAGGTTGCTATGCCGCTACACCACGAACATTTACCAATCCTACCTCTCAGGTACTCGAAATAAAGAACCATCTTTTTTTGATCGATTGTGGTGAAGGGACCCAAGTCCAATTGAGAAAATATAAGATCAAGTTCTCCAGAATCAACCATATTTTTATTTCACATCTCCATGGCGATCACTTTTTTGGTTTGCCTGGCCTTATATCCACTTTCCGATTACTGGGCAGAGATAAAGAAATGCACATTTACGGTCCAAAAGGCATTAAACAGGCCATTACTTTACTTTTAAAATTGGGCGATTCTTGGACCAATTACCCTTTGGTCTTCCATGAATTGGAATCGAAAGAATCCGAAATTGTCTACGAAGACGAAAAGGTGACCGTGCGTACCATTCCATTGATTCACAGAGTGTATACCAATGGATTCCTATTTCAAGAAAAAGAAGCGCCCAGGACTCTGAATATTGATGCGGCCAGAAAACATGGAGTAGATAAAAGTCAGTTCATTAAAATAAAGGAAGGGGTCGATGGTGTGGATAAGTTTGGTAAGACGGTGCCCAATAAACAACTCACTTTAGATCCACCAGCACCAAAAAGTTATGCTTTTTGCAGCGATACGGTTTATAATGAAGGGATTTTGCCCATTATAAAAGATGTCACCGTGCTCTATCACGAATCCACTTTTCTTGAGTCGGAATCGCATTTGTGCGAAAAAACAAAACATGCCACGGCCAAACAGGCAGCTCAAATTGCCCATAAGGCCAACGCCAGTCTTTTGGTGTTGGGACATTATTCCACTAGGTACAGATCAATTGAGCTTTTTAAAAAGGAGGCCAAAGAGGTTTTTCCTGTAGTGGAACTCGCCGACGACGGTAAAGAGTTTGACTTTGGAGTATAA
- a CDS encoding aspartate carbamoyltransferase catalytic subunit codes for MSELSVNHLLGIKYLNKKDISLIFETADHFKEVINRSIKKVPTLRDITIANIFFENSTRTKLSFELAEKRLSADVVNFSAGQSSVKKGETLIDTVNNILSMKVDMVVMRHPNPGAGIFLSQHVNASIVNAGDGAHEHPTQALLDSFSIREKLGDVGGKNVVIVGDILHSRVALSNIFALKLQGANVKVCGPKTLIPKYIESLGVGVETNLRKALEWCDVANMLRVQNERMDISYFPSTREYTQQFGVNKELLNSLDKEIVIMHPGPINRGVEITSDVADSDQSIILHQVENGVAVRMAVLYLLASKIK; via the coding sequence ATGAGCGAGTTAAGTGTAAATCACTTGTTGGGAATAAAATATCTGAACAAAAAGGATATATCGCTCATTTTTGAAACGGCAGACCATTTTAAGGAGGTCATCAACCGTTCCATTAAAAAGGTGCCTACCCTTCGGGATATTACCATTGCCAACATCTTTTTTGAGAACAGTACCCGAACAAAACTATCTTTCGAGTTGGCAGAGAAACGGCTTTCCGCCGATGTGGTCAATTTCTCGGCAGGACAATCTTCCGTTAAAAAAGGGGAGACCCTTATTGATACCGTAAATAATATCCTGTCCATGAAAGTGGATATGGTAGTGATGCGCCACCCTAACCCTGGAGCAGGAATATTTTTATCCCAACATGTAAATGCCTCCATCGTAAATGCAGGCGACGGAGCCCATGAACACCCAACACAAGCATTGTTGGATTCTTTTTCTATTAGAGAGAAACTGGGCGACGTAGGTGGTAAGAATGTAGTGATAGTAGGTGATATTCTACATTCCAGAGTAGCACTCTCCAATATATTTGCCTTAAAATTACAAGGCGCCAATGTTAAAGTTTGTGGCCCAAAAACATTGATCCCAAAATACATAGAGTCCTTGGGTGTAGGGGTGGAGACCAATTTGAGAAAAGCCTTGGAATGGTGCGATGTGGCCAACATGCTTCGGGTACAGAACGAACGGATGGATATCAGTTATTTTCCTTCCACCAGAGAATACACCCAACAGTTTGGGGTGAACAAGGAGCTGTTGAACAGTTTGGACAAAGAAATTGTGATTATGCATCCAGGTCCCATTAATAGAGGTGTGGAAATTACCAGCGATGTGGCCGATTCCGATCAGTCCATTATTTTGCATCAGGTTGAGAATGGTGTGGCCGTTCGAATGGCGGTACTTTACCTATTGGCATCAAAAATTAAGTAA
- a CDS encoding ribonuclease Z, giving the protein MIFDKEGTTTIVFQENTTLSGFLENLNKAYPELKHDNIVINLFSFDQLTVSNILEFLDISNTHKASGQSFVLVTDKLGYDEIPEEISVVPTLQEAKDLIEMEEIERDLGI; this is encoded by the coding sequence ATGATTTTCGATAAAGAAGGCACAACAACCATAGTTTTCCAAGAGAACACAACCCTTTCTGGTTTTCTGGAAAATTTGAACAAAGCCTACCCAGAATTAAAGCATGATAACATAGTTATCAACCTATTTTCCTTTGACCAGCTGACGGTGAGCAACATTCTTGAGTTTTTGGATATTTCCAACACTCACAAGGCATCAGGACAATCTTTTGTTTTGGTTACAGATAAACTGGGTTACGACGAAATACCGGAAGAGATCAGTGTGGTACCCACCTTGCAAGAAGCCAAAGACCTGATCGAAATGGAAGAAATTGAACGTGACCTTGGAATTTAA
- a CDS encoding DNA polymerase III subunit gamma/tau, with the protein MEPFIVSARKYRPQTFKDVVGQSSITNTLMNAIENDHLAQALLFCGPRGVGKTTCARILAKKINQDGTEKEDEDFAFNIFELDAASNNSVDDIRSLIDQVRIPPQTGKYKVYIIDEVHMLSQSAFNAFLKTLEEPPKHAIFILATTEKHKIIPTILSRCQIFDFKRITVKDAAEYLKHIAEQQGIQAEESALHIIAQKADGAMRDALSIFDRVVSFSGKELTRKAVTENLNVLDYDIYFSATDLILENNIPELLILFNRTLSLGFDGHHFISGLASHFRDLLVCQHPDTLHLMEVGDDVKQQYQDQAKKVTKDFLLKAIDLANDCDLKYKSSKNQRLLVELTLMKLASITYDGEKKNSNFIIPASRFTTQSTPKTSDTQAGQSKVQTTASSVEKKVQPSTTEVRTVEEKVPMPQQAETKKIDSPKEDNPTQKINIKSPKKRVSGLSLSSIKIKKEHENIKSPTVNEEDLPHDTFLEVDMQKHWDDFVQQLEKQGRKILASNLQTDVPKMKNENTIWIELPNSTMKKEIEREQSLMLDYLKQKLNNYSISLHITVNEEVAKKFAFTPEEKYEKLKEKNPNIELLRKEFDLDF; encoded by the coding sequence TTGGAACCATTTATAGTATCAGCTAGAAAATATAGACCGCAAACCTTTAAGGATGTGGTGGGGCAGTCCTCCATCACCAATACCTTAATGAACGCCATTGAAAACGATCATTTGGCGCAAGCATTATTATTTTGTGGACCAAGAGGCGTTGGCAAAACCACCTGTGCCCGTATTTTGGCAAAAAAGATAAACCAAGATGGTACAGAAAAGGAAGATGAAGATTTTGCCTTCAATATTTTTGAGTTGGATGCAGCTTCCAACAACTCCGTGGATGACATCCGTAGTTTAATTGATCAGGTACGCATTCCTCCACAAACGGGCAAGTACAAAGTGTATATTATTGATGAGGTGCATATGCTCTCACAATCTGCGTTCAATGCTTTTTTGAAGACTTTGGAGGAACCGCCTAAGCACGCTATTTTTATTCTGGCGACCACCGAAAAACACAAAATTATCCCTACCATATTATCGCGTTGCCAAATCTTCGATTTTAAACGGATCACGGTAAAAGATGCAGCGGAATACCTTAAGCACATTGCCGAACAACAAGGTATACAGGCAGAAGAAAGTGCTTTACATATTATTGCCCAAAAAGCAGATGGGGCCATGCGCGATGCCCTCTCCATTTTTGATAGGGTGGTCAGCTTCTCTGGAAAGGAACTTACCCGTAAGGCGGTCACGGAAAACCTGAATGTCCTTGATTATGATATTTATTTTTCCGCAACAGATTTAATTCTAGAAAACAACATTCCAGAACTTTTGATCCTGTTCAACAGAACCCTTTCCCTTGGGTTCGATGGCCATCATTTTATAAGTGGCCTTGCATCCCACTTTAGAGATCTATTGGTTTGTCAGCATCCGGACACTTTACATCTTATGGAGGTTGGAGACGATGTTAAGCAACAATACCAAGATCAGGCAAAAAAAGTTACCAAAGATTTTCTTTTAAAGGCCATAGACCTTGCCAATGATTGCGACCTAAAGTATAAGAGCAGTAAAAATCAACGGTTATTGGTAGAACTTACCCTTATGAAATTAGCATCCATCACTTACGATGGAGAAAAAAAAAACTCTAATTTCATAATTCCGGCATCACGGTTTACCACACAATCCACGCCCAAAACAAGCGACACGCAGGCAGGTCAATCCAAAGTTCAGACTACAGCTTCCTCGGTGGAAAAAAAAGTCCAACCATCAACGACAGAGGTTAGAACCGTCGAAGAGAAAGTTCCTATGCCCCAACAGGCAGAAACAAAAAAAATCGACTCCCCAAAAGAGGATAACCCGACTCAAAAAATAAACATTAAAAGTCCTAAAAAACGTGTTTCGGGACTTTCGCTGTCCAGTATCAAAATAAAAAAAGAGCACGAGAACATTAAATCCCCAACAGTAAACGAGGAGGATTTACCACACGATACGTTTTTAGAGGTGGACATGCAAAAACATTGGGACGATTTTGTGCAACAGTTGGAAAAACAAGGCCGCAAAATATTGGCTAGCAACCTCCAAACAGATGTTCCCAAAATGAAGAACGAAAATACGATTTGGATCGAGCTTCCCAACAGCACCATGAAAAAGGAAATTGAACGGGAACAAAGTCTGATGCTGGATTACCTTAAACAAAAGTTGAACAATTATTCAATTTCACTCCATATTACGGTGAACGAGGAAGTTGCGAAAAAATTCGCCTTTACCCCAGAGGAGAAATATGAAAAATTGAAGGAGAAAAATCCAAACATCGAGCTCCTTCGCAAAGAGTTCGACCTTGATTTTTAA
- a CDS encoding DUF3822 family protein yields the protein MVQKETNKTYRKLSIQAGLNGLSFCVMDTITNKILAFERQSFKTQLTPYLVLKELKEKLSNQEEIGQNFSEVMVIHKNSMFSLVPKPIFNEGELPNYLKFNAKIMANDLIAYDEVPNQDIINVYIPYTNINNYIFELFGEFEFKHSGTVLINTLLNQNRPSSEPICYVQIAEREMEVMVISNKKLLFYNQFEYSTKEDFLYYLLFSLEQLQMDLEKVQLKLFGTIEEGDPIYDLCYQYIKNISVFVPGNTVFPVDQLENESIDFSILSSL from the coding sequence ATAGTACAGAAAGAAACAAATAAGACCTATAGAAAATTGTCCATTCAAGCTGGCTTGAATGGACTTTCTTTTTGTGTAATGGATACCATTACAAATAAAATTCTTGCCTTTGAGCGACAAAGTTTTAAAACTCAGCTCACCCCCTACCTCGTACTAAAAGAGTTGAAAGAAAAACTTAGCAATCAGGAAGAAATTGGGCAAAATTTTTCCGAAGTAATGGTAATACACAAGAACAGTATGTTCAGCTTGGTGCCCAAGCCCATATTTAATGAAGGGGAACTCCCAAACTACCTTAAGTTCAATGCCAAAATAATGGCAAACGACCTTATCGCGTACGATGAAGTCCCAAATCAGGATATCATTAATGTGTATATTCCCTATACCAATATCAACAACTATATTTTTGAGCTTTTTGGAGAATTTGAGTTCAAGCATAGCGGAACGGTTCTAATCAATACCTTGCTCAACCAAAACAGACCTTCTTCCGAACCCATCTGTTATGTTCAGATTGCTGAGCGAGAAATGGAGGTAATGGTAATCTCCAACAAAAAACTGTTGTTCTACAATCAGTTCGAGTACAGCACCAAAGAGGACTTTTTGTACTACCTTTTATTCAGTTTGGAGCAATTACAAATGGATTTGGAAAAAGTGCAGCTCAAACTCTTCGGGACCATAGAAGAAGGAGACCCTATTTACGACCTTTGCTACCAGTACATTAAAAACATTTCAGTATTTGTGCCCGGCAATACGGTTTTTCCTGTAGACCAACTGGAGAACGAGAGTATAGATTTTTCCATTTTAAGTTCTCTCTAA
- a CDS encoding four helix bundle protein produces the protein MGRQNTIQKKSFDFALEILRITKYLEKKQKEFVLSKQLLRSGTAIGALVREAEHAESKKDFIHKMSISLKEANETRYWLDLLRESDSIGDLDFSKVDDEIEQIIRLLASIVKSSKLNYSKM, from the coding sequence TTGGGTAGACAAAATACTATACAAAAGAAGAGTTTTGATTTTGCCTTGGAAATTTTGCGGATTACCAAGTATTTGGAAAAAAAGCAAAAGGAGTTTGTGTTGTCAAAACAGTTATTGAGGTCAGGAACCGCAATTGGTGCATTGGTCAGAGAAGCAGAGCATGCTGAAAGCAAAAAAGATTTTATTCATAAGATGTCTATTTCTTTAAAAGAAGCAAATGAGACAAGGTATTGGCTGGATCTTTTAAGAGAATCCGATTCAATTGGAGATTTGGATTTTAGTAAGGTTGATGACGAAATAGAGCAAATAATTCGACTGCTGGCTTCTATCGTAAAATCATCCAAGTTGAATTACTCTAAAATGTAA